From the genome of Pseudomonas migulae:
TGGACGTCTGCCGTCTGCGTGATACGCCGATCGTCAGCTTCATCAACAAACTCGACCGTGATATCCGCGACCCGATCGAACTGCTCGACGAAATCGAAGCGGTCCTGAAGATCAAGGCCGCGCCGATCACCTGGCCGATCGGTTGCTACCGCGACTTCAAGGGCGTTTATCACCTCGCCGACGACTACATCATCGTGTACACCGCCGGTCACGGCCACGAGCGCACCGATGTGAAAATCATCGAGAAGCTCGACTCCGATGAAGCTCGCGCACACCTTGGTGACGAATACGATCGCTTCGTCGATCAGCTGGAACTGGTGCAGGGCGCCTGCCACGAATTCAACCAGCAGGAATTCCTCGACGGTCAACTGACGCCGGTGTTCTTCGGTACCGCACTGGGCAACTTCGGTGTCGATCACGTGCTCGACGCCGTGGTCAACTGGGCACCGAAACCGCTGGCCCGTGTTGCCAACGAGCGCACCGTGGAACCGGTGGAAGAGAAATTCGCCGGCTTCGTGTTCAAGATCCAGGCGAACATGGACCCGAAACACCGCGACCGTATCGCCTTCATGCGTATCTGCTCCGGCAAATACGAGAAGGGCATGAAGATGCGCCACGTGCGCACCGGCAAGGACGTGCGGATCGGCGATGCCCTGACGTTCTTCTCCTCCGAGCGTGAGCAACTGGAAGAGGCGTTCGCCGGCGACATCATTGGCCTGCACAACCACGGCACCATCCAGATCGGCGACACCTTCACCGAAGGCGAAGTCCTGGGCTTCACCGGCATCCCGCACTTCGCTCCGGAACTGTTCCGTCGCGTGCGCCTGCGTGACCCGCTGAAATCCAAGCAACTGCGCCAGGGCTTGCAGCAGTTGGCGGAAGAGGGCGCGACCCAGGTGTTCTTCCCCGAGCGCAGCAACGACATCATCCTCGGCGCCGTCGGTGTGCTGCAGTTCGATGTGGTCGCCAGCCGCTTGAAAGAGGAATACAAGGTCGAGTGCTCCTACGAGCCGATCACCGTGTACTCCGCGCGCTGGATCGATTGCGACGACAAGAAGAAGTTCGAGGAATTCCGGGTCAAGGCCGTGGAAAACCTCGCTGTCGACGGCGGCGGTCACCTGACCTACCTGGCCCCGACCCGCGTCAACCTGGCACTGATGGAAGAGCGCTGGCCGGACGTAAAATTCCGTGCGACGCGTGAGCATCACTAAGCGCTGAGTTGAAACAATAAAAAGCCCCGGTCGCGAAAGCACCGGGGCTTTTTATTGCTAACTCGATTAACTGTGGGAGCGAGCTTGCTCGCGAGAGCGGAGTGACATTCAACACATTCTTTGAATGAAAGAATGTCATCGCGAGCAAGCTCGCTCCCACAGGGGATTTTCGTCGACCTGCAAATAACCGTTCGCCATACGATTTATTCCAAACCAGTCTCCCCATTCACGGCATTTCCCGCGCATCGTCAGGGTCCTATCTGGAGAACCCGCCCCATCGGAACCGGATGTCTATCAGTGCCGTCGGGCTTTCACGTTTCACCCGCGAAAGGATGGAATCGGCCATGAGCATTTTTCAACGCATCGTGTTGTTGCTGAAGGTTTTGGTAATGCTGTCCGTAGGCTTGTCGTCGGCAGCGTGGGCTGAGTGCCCGGATCATGATGAACAAGCGTCGAGCGGGCAGGTGACGCACACCGGGCTGATGATCGCCGCGTCTGAGTCTGAGCCAGGCGACCAGGGTCAGGGCGGCAGCGCGGACGATGACGACTCGACCACCGAGGACCCCGATGCCGATACCGATGAAGATGAAGGGGCTTGAGTCACAGGCAAAAGAAAACCCCTTCGCCCCTGACTAATGCGTAGCCAGGGCAGAAGGGGTTTTTGAACAGGTCGCCTATCCCATGTGGGAGCGAGCAAGCTCGCTCCCACAGGTTTTTCAGATCACTGTCATGCCGCGCCGTCGAGGAATTGCTCGGCGTAGTGGCAAGCCACCTGACGGCTGTCGAGCAGGCGCAAGGCCGGCTCTTCCGTGCTGCAACGCTCGGTCGCATACGGACAGCGTTTGTGGAAAGCGCAGCCCGACGGCGGGTTCAACGGGTTGGGCAACTCGCCGACGATCTTGATCTTCGGCTTGTTCGGGTCCGGGTGAATGGTCGGGGTGGCCGACAGCAACGCCTGGGTGTACGGGTGCAGCGGGCGTTCATAGATGTCGTTCTTCGGGCCCATTTCCACCGGGCGGCCGAGGTACATCACCATCACGTCATCGGCAACGTGTTGCACCACCGCGAGGTTGTGGGAAATGAACACGTAGGCGGTGTTGAACTCTTGCTGCAAATCCATGAACAGGTTCAGCACCTGCGCCTGGATCGACACGTCCAGCGCCGAGGTCGGTTCGTCCGCCACCAGCACTTTGGGCTGCAGCATCATTGCGCGAGCGAGGGCAATCCGCTGGCGCTGACCGCCGGAGAACATGTGCGGATAACGCTGATAATGCTCGGGGCGCAAACCCACCTGCTTCATCATCGCCTGCACTTTCTCGCGACGTTCGGCGGCGCTCAGCTGGGTGTTGATCAGCAACGGTTCGGCCAGCTGATCACCGACTTTCTGCCGAGGATTCAACGAGGCGTACGGGCTCTGGAACACCATCTGCACGTCTTTGCGCAATTGCTTGCGTTGGGCCTTGTCAGCGCCGGCAACTTCCTGCCCGGCGATTTTCAAGGAGCCGGAGGACGGCTCTTCGATCAGCGTCAGGGCACGGGCCAGGGTGGATTTACCGCAACCCGATTCGCCTACGACGGCGAGGGTCTTGCCGGCTTCCAGTTCGAACGACACACCGTTCAGGGCGCGTACGGTCGCATGACCCTTGAACAGGCCACGAGACACTTCGTAGTGACGGGTGAGGTCGCGGGCGGTAAGTACGACGGCCATTACGCCACCTCCTGGTTCAGCGGGTAGAAGCAGCGGGCGAGGCTGTTGCTTTTCGGGTCAAGGGCCGGACGTTGCGCACGGCAGTTATCCTGCACATACGGGCAGCGCGGCGACAGCAGGCAACCTTGCGGGCGGTCGTAACGACCGGGAACGATGCCCGGCAGCGTGGCCAGGCGGGTGGCGCCGAGGCTGTGTTCCGGAATCGCCTTGAGCAGTGCTTCGCTGTACGGGTGCGCCGGAATGTCGAACAGTTGCGGCACCTGACCGACTTCGACGGCCTGGCCGGCGTACATCACGCACACACGCTGGGCGGTTTCTGCCACGACCGCGAGGTCGTGAGTGATCAGCACCAGGCCCATGTTCTGCTCTTTCTGCAACGCCAACAGCAGGTCCATGATCTGCGCCTGAATCGTTACGTCGAGGGCAGTGGTCGGTTCGTCGGCGATCAGCAGTTTCGGCTCGCCGGCAATCGCCATGGCGATCGCGACACGCTGGCTCATGCCGCCGGACAATTGATGCGGGTAAGCATCCATACGGCTGGCGGCGCCCGGGATTTCCACTTTTTCCAACAGTTCGATGGCGCGGGCGCGGGCTTGCTTGCCGGACATTTTCAGGTGCAGGCGCAGCACTTCTTCGATCTGGAAGCCGACGGTGTAGCTCGGGTTCAGCGCGGTCATCGGGTCCTGGAAGACCATCGCCAGGTCTTTGCCGACGATTTGCCGACGCTGACGGTTGCTGAGCTTGAGCATGTTCTTGCCGTCGAAATTCAGGGCGTCGGCGGTGACGATCCCCGGATGCTCGATCAGGCCCATCAGCGCCATCATGGTCACGGATTTACCGGAACCCGACTCGCCAACGATGGCCAGCACTTCGCCCTTGTCCACGGAGATGTCGAGCCCGTCGACCACCGGAACGGCGTTTTTGTCGCCGAAGCGAACGTTGAGATTCTTGATTTCTAACAGTGACATTTGAATCTCCTCAGGCGGCGTTCTTGAGTTTCGGGTCCAGCGCATCGCGCAGGCCGTCGCCCATCAAGTTGATTGCCAGCACGCTGAGCAAAATGGTCAAACCAGGCAGACTGACGACCCACCAGGCGCGTTCGATGTAGTCGCGAGCCGAAGCCAGCATGGTGCCCCACTCAGGGGTTGGCGGTTGAACGCCAAGGCCGAGGAAGCCCAGTGCCGCGGCATCGAGAATCGCCGAGGAGAAGCTCAGGGTCGCCTGAACGATCAGTGGTGCCATGCAGTTAGGCAGCACGGTGACGAACATCAGGCGTGGCAGACCGGCACCGGCCAGGCGCGCAGCGGTCACGTAGTCGCGGTTCAATTCGCCCATCACCGCGGCGCGGGTCAGACGAACATAGGACGGCAACGAAACCACGGCGATGGCGATAATGGTGTTGATCAGGCCAGGGCCGAGGATGGCGACAATCGCCACGGCCAGCAGCAGGGACGGCAGGGCCAGCATGATGTCCATCAGACGCATGATGGTCGGGCCGAGCACGCGCGGGAAGAACCCGGCGAACAGACCCAGCAGGATGCCCGGAATCAGCGACATCACCACCGACGACAAGCCGATCAGCAGGGACAGGCGCGAACCGTTGATCAACCGGGACAGCAGGTCGCGACCCAGTTCATCGGTGCCGAGCAGGAACTGGATCTGCCCGCCTTCCAGCCAGGACGGCGGGGTCAGCAGGAAGTCGCGGTATTGCTCGCTCGGGTTATGCGGGGCAACCCACGGCGCGAAGATCGCGCAGAAAATCACCAGCAGCATGAACATCAGGCCGGCAACGGCGCCTTTGTTCTTGGAAAAGGCTTGCCAGAATTCTTTGTACGGGGACGGGTACAGCAGGCTTTGATCGACTGTTACCGCTTGATTTTGAGTTGAAGCTGGAGTGGTCATGGTCATGATGATCTCAGCGCTGGTGACGGATGCGTGGGTTGGCAAAGCCGTAGAGGACGTCCACCACGAAGTTGACCAGAATCACCAGGCAGGCGATTAACAGGATGCCGTTCTGCACCACGGGATAGTCCCGTGCGCCAATGGCTTCGATCAGCCATTTGCCGATGCCGGGCCACGAGAAGATGGTTTCGGTCAGGACCGCACCGGCCAGCAATGTGCCGACTTGCAGGCCGACCACGGTCAACACCGGAATCAGCGCGTTACGCAGGCCGTGCACGAACACCACGCGCGACGGCGACAGGCCTTTGGCGCGGGCGGTACGGATGTAGTCCTCGCGCAGCACTTCGAGCATCGACGAACGGGTCATCCGCGCAATCACAGCCAGCGGGATGGTGCCGAGCACGATGGCAGGCAGGATCAGGTGATGCAGGGCATCGAAGAACGCACCGACGTCATCGGCCAGCAGCGTGTCGATGAGCATGAAGCCGGTGCGCGGCTCGATGTCATAGAGCAGGTCGATCCGCCCGGACACCGGGGTCCAGCCCAGGGATACCGAGAAGAACATGATGAGGATCAAGCCCCACCAGAAGATCGGCATCGAATATCCCGCGAGGGAGATGCCCATCACCCCGTGGTCGAACAGGGATCCTCGCTTGAGTGCCGCGATCACCCCGGCCAACAGGCCCAGGATGCCGGCGAACAACAGGGCGGCCATGGACAGTTCCAGGGTCGCCGGGAAGAGAGAGGTGAATTCGCTCCAGACGCTTTCCCGGGTACGCAGGGATTCGCCGAGATCGCCGTGGGCCAGTTTGCCAATGTAATCCAGGTATTGGGCATACAGCGGTTTGTTCAGACCTAGGCGTTCCATTGCCTGAGCATGCATTTCGGGGTCGACTCGACGTTCGCCCATCATTACTTCCACGGGGTCGCCTGGAATCATGCGAATCAACGCGAAAGTCAGCAAGGTGATGCCGAAGAACGTGGGGATCAATAACCCCAATCGGCGGGCAATAAAACTAAACATCTTGTGGTGTACCTCATCAGCCGGTTAGGCGTGCCTGGTGTCCCTGGAGTCAGGGACACCGGGAGTTTTCTTATCTACTTCACCTGGGTGGTGGCGAAGTTATTAGTGGTGAGCGGGCTAATGTGATAGCCCTCTACGTTGTTGCGCATTGCGGTGAACATTCTAGTGTGTGCCATGCTGATCCATGGCTGGTCCTGGTTAAAAATAACCTGAGCCTGTTCGTACAGCGCTGCTCGCTCGGCAGGATCGGTTTTTTCCCGGGCCTGGTCGATCAGTGTCTGGAACTTGTCATTGCACCAGCGCGCATAGTTTTCGCCGTTCTTCGCCGCTTCGCAACTGAGCATAGGCGTCAGGAAGTTATCCGGGTCGCCGTTATCGCCCGCCCAACCGGCGGAAACCATGTCGTGCTCGCCGTTTTTCGCGCGTTTGAGCATTTCGCCCCATTCCATCACGCGAATGTCGATCTTGATCCCGACCTTGGCCAGGTCGGCCTGCATCATCTGCGCGCCGAGCATAGGGTTCGGGTTGGTCGGGCCGCCACCGTTACGGGTGAACAGGGTGAAGGTGGTGCCTTCCGGTACGCCGGCTTCCTTGAGCAGGGCGCGGGCCTTGTCCAGATCACGTGGCGGATTCTTCAGGTCGTGGTTGTAGCCCAGCAGCGTGTCCGGGAACGGGTTGACCGCCACCGTCGCGTTGCCTTTGCCAAACAGCGCGTTGACATAAGCCTCTTTATCGAAGGCGATGTCGATGGCTTTGCGCACCCGCACATCACTCATGTATTTGTGCGTGGTGTTCATGGCGATGTACGAAACGGTCATCGCGTTCAGCTCATCGACACTCAGCTTGGCGTCTTTCTTGATGCTCGGGATGTCATCCGGCTTCGGATACAGCGCTACCTGACATTCGTTGGCCTTGAGTTTTTGCAGGCGCACGTTGTTGTCGGTGGCGATGGCCAGGATCAACGAGTCCGCTGGCGGCTTGCCGCGGAAGTAGTCCGGGTTGGCCTTGAAACGAACCTGGGCGTCCTTGGCGTAACGCTGGAAAATGAACGGGCCGGTGCCGACCGGTTTGTTGTTCAGGTCGCCGGCCTTGTTCGCCTTGAGCAACTGGTCAGCGTACTCGGCGGAGTAGATCGAGGAGAAAGCCATGGCGATGTCGGCCAGGAACGGCGCTTCGCGACGGGTCAGGGTGAAGGTGACGGTGTGGTCGTCGATCTTCTCTACGCTTTTGAGCAGTTCCTTGAAGCCCATGCTTTCAAAGTACGGGAAGCCCACGCTCGACAGTTTGTGCCACGGGTGATTCGGGTCCAGCTGACGCTGGAAGCTCCAGACCACGTCGTCGGCGTTCATGTCGCGGGTCGGCTTGAAGTATTCGGTGGTGTGAAACTTGACGCCTTTGCGCAGGTGGAACGTGTAGGTCAGGCCGTCCTCGCTGATGTCCCAGGACTCGGCCAGTGCCGGAATCACTTCGGTGGTGCCGGGCTTGAAGTCCGCCAGGCGGTTGAAGATGGTTTCGGCCACCGCATCGGCTGTGACTGCAGTCGTGTACTGGACCATGTCGAAGCCTTCCGGACTGGCTTCGGTACAAACCACCAAAGGTTTGGCCGAGACGCCAACGGCAACACTCAGCAACGCGGCAGCGATGGCCGCACGTAGGGGAAGCATTTTCATCAAGAACCCTCTGCAATCAGTTAAAGGACAAAAGCCGAACGACTGATTCATCGCTGAGTCAGCCGTTCGGCAGGTGCATTACAGAATGTTGAACGGGATGGTGGTCACGAGACGGAACTCGTTGAGGCTGCCATCCGCCTGGTTTTCACTGGCGCGGTGAGTGGTGTAGGTCGCGCGAATAGCGGTCGCTTTGAGTGGGCCACTCTGCACGGCGTATGCCGCACCGATGCCGTATTCATAGTGATGCTCGCCGTCCATCAACTGCACGCCGTCGTAGCCGCCGCCCTTGTACTTGGTGCCGTCGATGCCCCAGCCGCGAGCCTGGTAGATGTTGAACTTCAGGCCTGGAACCCCGTATTCAGCCATGTTCAGGCCGTAGGCGACCTGGAAGGATTTCTCGTTCGGGCCGTTGAAGTCCGACAGCAGGGAGTTGGCCAGGTAGATGCCGTTGGTTTCGTGCAGGTAGTCGAAGTACTCGTTACCGTTCACTTCCTGATACGAGAAGGTCAGGGTGTGAGCGGTGTGAGTCAGGCCGAACGACAGGGAGTAGGTGTCGTTGTCGATGTCGCCCAGCAGTTTTTTGCCTTCATCGACGGTCTTGTAGTAGTTCAGGCCGGTGGTCAGGCTCAGGATCGAGCTGTCGCCCAACACATGGCTGGCGCCGAAGTAGTATTGGTTCCACAGGTCTTCAGCCTGGGTGCCCCACAGGCTGGTGGTCAGGCTGGCGAACGGCTGGTAGGTGATACCGGCGGTGTTGACGTGATCCGCTTCGGCAGTGCCGTCGCCGTATTCGGAGCGGAACTTGCGCTGGCTCTGTTCGGTACGCGGCGAGTTACGGTCGAAGGTGCCGAGGTCGAAGGACAGGTTTTCCAGCTCTTCGCTGTGCAGGGTCACACCTTCGAAGCTCGAAGGCAGAGGACGGTTACCGATCACATCCACTTGCGGGCTGCTGAAGTTCTGGCGACCGGCCGTCAACGTGGTGTTGGAGAAGCGTGCCTTGACGTTGGCCAGGCCCAGTTTGCTCCACTGGTCAACAGCGTCGCCGCCATTTTCAGTCAGCGTACGGTTGTTGCCACGGCCGCCGCGGCCTGGCTCGGGAGCACCGCCGTTGCCGGAGGCGAGGTCTTTACGATCACGGTCCAGGGCGATGGCATTGTAGGCCGCGACTTCAGTGCTGAAGCCTACGGTGCCTTCGGTGAAGCCCGAGTTGTACTTGACGATCGTGCCTTGCACCCAGTTGATGCGACGGTCAGTGGTGTGCGTCTCGCCATTCTTACGATAGTTGAGCGTCGCGCCCCGTTTGAACTGCTCATTTGCATACCAGTTGCGCGTGGAACCGGTGACCGATTGACCTTCGACGAAGCCGGTGGCTTCGCTTTGGGCGCTCTTTTCCTTGACGGTAACCGGTGTGAAAGCCTGGCTCTGGGATTCTGCGTATGCCGTGGCGGTGACGCTGCTTATGGCCAGGGCCAATAACGCGGTGCTGCTCAGTTTCATGGGTGAAGCTCCTTTCTTTCTTTTTTTTAATGCCGGTCTTTTTTGGTGATCCGACTATTGGTTTGGAACTCATACAAGGCATCGCAAACGTTTGCTGAAAGCCTGAAAGGCGAATTTCGGCAACACGCTTGCGTGAGGGCGGAATCCGCCCCCAGGGTTTTGGCTAATCGGTTATTGGTCGATACTGACGCCCGAGAACACGTTGCGGCCGAATGGACTCACCTTGAATCCTTCGACTTTGGCGCTTAACGGCTGGTTGACCGTCGAGTGGGCGACAGGCGTGATCGGCACTTGCTGCTTGAGCAACTGCTGGGCCTGTTTGTAGAGCACGGTGCGCTGGTCACGGTCGGTGACGACCTTGGCCTGCTTGATCAGCTTGTCGTAAGCCGGATCACACCATTGGGAGTAGTTGTTGCCGCCAATGGCGTCGCAGCTGTAAAGCGTGCCGAGCCAGTTGTCCGGGTCCCCGTTGTCACCGGTCCAGCCAATCAGGCTGACGTCGTGTTCGCCATTCTTGGTGCGCTTGATGTACTCGCCCCATTCGTAGCTGACGATGTTCACTTTGAGGCCGATTTTCCCCCAGTCCGCCTGGAGCATCTCGGCCATCAACTTGGCGTTCGGGTTGTACGGGCGCTGCACCGGCATCGCCCATAAAGTGATTTCGGTACCTTCCTTCACGCCGGCAGCCTTGAGCAATTCCTTGGCTTTTTCCGGGTTGTAGGCGGCATCCTTGATGGTGTCGTCGTAGGACCATTGCGTCGGCGGCATGGCGTTTTGCGCAAGTTGGCCGGCGCCTTGGTACACCGCGTTGAGAATGCCTTGCTTGTTCACCGCCATGTCCAGCGCCTGACGCACTTCGAGCTGGTCGAACGGCTTGTGGCGCACGTTGTAGGCGATGTAGCCAAGGTTGAAACCGGGCTTCTCGATGAGCTTGAGCTTAGCGTCGTTCTTCAACGCTTCAACGTCGGCAGGGCGGGGGTGCAAGGTGACCTGGCACTCGTTGGCCTTGAGCTTCTGCACCCGCACCGAGGCGTCGGTGTTGATGGCGAAAATCAGGTTCTCAAGCTTGACCCGGCTCGGGTCCCAGTACTGCTTGTTGCCGCTGTAACGGATGTTGGAATCTTTCTGGTAGCTCTTGAACACGAACGGCCCGGTGCCGATCGGTTTCTGGTTGATGTCGCTCGGCTTGCCTTCGGCGAGCAGCTTGTCGGCGTACTCGGCAGACAGGATGGCGGCGAAGCTCATGGCGATGTTCTGGATGAACGCGGCGTCAACGCTGTTGAGCGTCATGACCACGGTCAGCGGCCCGGTCTTCTCGACCTTGGCGATATTCTTGTTCAGGCTCATCCCGTTGAAATACGGGAATTCGGTGGGATAGGCCTTACGGAAAGGTTGCTGCGGATCGAGCATGCGATTGAAGGTGAACAGCACGTCGTCGGCGTTGAAATCACGGGTCGGCGTGAAGTACTTGGTCGTGTGAAATTTCACCCCTTCACGCAAGTGGAAGGTGTACTTGAGGCCGTCTTCGGAAATATCCCAGCTAGTTGCCAGGCCTGGTACGACGTTGGTGGCGCCTTTCTCGAACTCTGCCAGTCGGTTGTACAACGGCTCGGCGGCATCGTTATCGGTCGCGGTCGTGTACTGCGCGGTGTCGAAGCCCGCCGGGCTGCCTTCGGAGCAGAACACCAGGCTGTTATTGGCGGCCTGGCTGATGGAAGTGGCGGCCAGCAGGCCGGTGCCCAGCAATGCGGATAAAACCAAGGTATGGCGCATGACGCTCCCTTTTCTCTTTCTCTAAGTGTTTTCAATGCGCCGTGGTCCCGTCCGGGGACGTGGAGGCATCACTGATTTCAAGCCATGGTGTGCAGCAAAAACCGAAAGCCCACGCATAAGCTGGTCAGATCCCGACGGTATGAACCGTGGGTCTGGCAGTAAATGCGAAGAGTCCTAAAGACTCGTAGGAAAGGGCAACGCGTCCGATGCCGCTGCTGTAATCCGCAGGGGAACTGGATGTAGGTTGTTTCCTACTTTTTCGGTAGATAAAACAACGGCGACGTCAAAAAACGTCGCCGTTGCCAAACCTTATTTGCTGACGCTAACGCCGTAGAAGGAGTTCAAGCCGAATGGGCTGATCTTGAAATCCTGCACTTCGTTGCGCATGGGTTGGAACACCGTCGAGTGAGCGATAGGTGTCATTGG
Proteins encoded in this window:
- a CDS encoding peptide ABC transporter ATP-binding protein; the encoded protein is MAVVLTARDLTRHYEVSRGLFKGHATVRALNGVSFELEAGKTLAVVGESGCGKSTLARALTLIEEPSSGSLKIAGQEVAGADKAQRKQLRKDVQMVFQSPYASLNPRQKVGDQLAEPLLINTQLSAAERREKVQAMMKQVGLRPEHYQRYPHMFSGGQRQRIALARAMMLQPKVLVADEPTSALDVSIQAQVLNLFMDLQQEFNTAYVFISHNLAVVQHVADDVMVMYLGRPVEMGPKNDIYERPLHPYTQALLSATPTIHPDPNKPKIKIVGELPNPLNPPSGCAFHKRCPYATERCSTEEPALRLLDSRQVACHYAEQFLDGAA
- a CDS encoding ABC transporter substrate-binding protein, whose translation is MKMLPLRAAIAAALLSVAVGVSAKPLVVCTEASPEGFDMVQYTTAVTADAVAETIFNRLADFKPGTTEVIPALAESWDISEDGLTYTFHLRKGVKFHTTEYFKPTRDMNADDVVWSFQRQLDPNHPWHKLSSVGFPYFESMGFKELLKSVEKIDDHTVTFTLTRREAPFLADIAMAFSSIYSAEYADQLLKANKAGDLNNKPVGTGPFIFQRYAKDAQVRFKANPDYFRGKPPADSLILAIATDNNVRLQKLKANECQVALYPKPDDIPSIKKDAKLSVDELNAMTVSYIAMNTTHKYMSDVRVRKAIDIAFDKEAYVNALFGKGNATVAVNPFPDTLLGYNHDLKNPPRDLDKARALLKEAGVPEGTTFTLFTRNGGGPTNPNPMLGAQMMQADLAKVGIKIDIRVMEWGEMLKRAKNGEHDMVSAGWAGDNGDPDNFLTPMLSCEAAKNGENYARWCNDKFQTLIDQAREKTDPAERAALYEQAQVIFNQDQPWISMAHTRMFTAMRNNVEGYHISPLTTNNFATTQVK
- a CDS encoding ABC transporter permease subunit, whose protein sequence is MTTPASTQNQAVTVDQSLLYPSPYKEFWQAFSKNKGAVAGLMFMLLVIFCAIFAPWVAPHNPSEQYRDFLLTPPSWLEGGQIQFLLGTDELGRDLLSRLINGSRLSLLIGLSSVVMSLIPGILLGLFAGFFPRVLGPTIMRLMDIMLALPSLLLAVAIVAILGPGLINTIIAIAVVSLPSYVRLTRAAVMGELNRDYVTAARLAGAGLPRLMFVTVLPNCMAPLIVQATLSFSSAILDAAALGFLGLGVQPPTPEWGTMLASARDYIERAWWVVSLPGLTILLSVLAINLMGDGLRDALDPKLKNAA
- a CDS encoding OprD family porin, which encodes MKLSSTALLALAISSVTATAYAESQSQAFTPVTVKEKSAQSEATGFVEGQSVTGSTRNWYANEQFKRGATLNYRKNGETHTTDRRINWVQGTIVKYNSGFTEGTVGFSTEVAAYNAIALDRDRKDLASGNGGAPEPGRGGRGNNRTLTENGGDAVDQWSKLGLANVKARFSNTTLTAGRQNFSSPQVDVIGNRPLPSSFEGVTLHSEELENLSFDLGTFDRNSPRTEQSQRKFRSEYGDGTAEADHVNTAGITYQPFASLTTSLWGTQAEDLWNQYYFGASHVLGDSSILSLTTGLNYYKTVDEGKKLLGDIDNDTYSLSFGLTHTAHTLTFSYQEVNGNEYFDYLHETNGIYLANSLLSDFNGPNEKSFQVAYGLNMAEYGVPGLKFNIYQARGWGIDGTKYKGGGYDGVQLMDGEHHYEYGIGAAYAVQSGPLKATAIRATYTTHRASENQADGSLNEFRLVTTIPFNIL
- a CDS encoding peptide chain release factor 3 — its product is MTKQAAEVAKRRTFAIISHPDAGKTTITEKLLLMGKAIAVAGTVKSRKSDRHATSDWMEMEKQRGISITTSVMQFPYREHMINLLDTPGHEDFSEDTYRTLTAVDSALMVLDGGKGVEPRTIALMDVCRLRDTPIVSFINKLDRDIRDPIELLDEIEAVLKIKAAPITWPIGCYRDFKGVYHLADDYIIVYTAGHGHERTDVKIIEKLDSDEARAHLGDEYDRFVDQLELVQGACHEFNQQEFLDGQLTPVFFGTALGNFGVDHVLDAVVNWAPKPLARVANERTVEPVEEKFAGFVFKIQANMDPKHRDRIAFMRICSGKYEKGMKMRHVRTGKDVRIGDALTFFSSEREQLEEAFAGDIIGLHNHGTIQIGDTFTEGEVLGFTGIPHFAPELFRRVRLRDPLKSKQLRQGLQQLAEEGATQVFFPERSNDIILGAVGVLQFDVVASRLKEEYKVECSYEPITVYSARWIDCDDKKKFEEFRVKAVENLAVDGGGHLTYLAPTRVNLALMEERWPDVKFRATREHH
- a CDS encoding ABC transporter substrate-binding protein, with product MRHTLVLSALLGTGLLAATSISQAANNSLVFCSEGSPAGFDTAQYTTATDNDAAEPLYNRLAEFEKGATNVVPGLATSWDISEDGLKYTFHLREGVKFHTTKYFTPTRDFNADDVLFTFNRMLDPQQPFRKAYPTEFPYFNGMSLNKNIAKVEKTGPLTVVMTLNSVDAAFIQNIAMSFAAILSAEYADKLLAEGKPSDINQKPIGTGPFVFKSYQKDSNIRYSGNKQYWDPSRVKLENLIFAINTDASVRVQKLKANECQVTLHPRPADVEALKNDAKLKLIEKPGFNLGYIAYNVRHKPFDQLEVRQALDMAVNKQGILNAVYQGAGQLAQNAMPPTQWSYDDTIKDAAYNPEKAKELLKAAGVKEGTEITLWAMPVQRPYNPNAKLMAEMLQADWGKIGLKVNIVSYEWGEYIKRTKNGEHDVSLIGWTGDNGDPDNWLGTLYSCDAIGGNNYSQWCDPAYDKLIKQAKVVTDRDQRTVLYKQAQQLLKQQVPITPVAHSTVNQPLSAKVEGFKVSPFGRNVFSGVSIDQ
- a CDS encoding ABC transporter ATP-binding protein produces the protein MSLLEIKNLNVRFGDKNAVPVVDGLDISVDKGEVLAIVGESGSGKSVTMMALMGLIEHPGIVTADALNFDGKNMLKLSNRQRRQIVGKDLAMVFQDPMTALNPSYTVGFQIEEVLRLHLKMSGKQARARAIELLEKVEIPGAASRMDAYPHQLSGGMSQRVAIAMAIAGEPKLLIADEPTTALDVTIQAQIMDLLLALQKEQNMGLVLITHDLAVVAETAQRVCVMYAGQAVEVGQVPQLFDIPAHPYSEALLKAIPEHSLGATRLATLPGIVPGRYDRPQGCLLSPRCPYVQDNCRAQRPALDPKSNSLARCFYPLNQEVA
- a CDS encoding ABC transporter permease subunit translates to MFSFIARRLGLLIPTFFGITLLTFALIRMIPGDPVEVMMGERRVDPEMHAQAMERLGLNKPLYAQYLDYIGKLAHGDLGESLRTRESVWSEFTSLFPATLELSMAALLFAGILGLLAGVIAALKRGSLFDHGVMGISLAGYSMPIFWWGLILIMFFSVSLGWTPVSGRIDLLYDIEPRTGFMLIDTLLADDVGAFFDALHHLILPAIVLGTIPLAVIARMTRSSMLEVLREDYIRTARAKGLSPSRVVFVHGLRNALIPVLTVVGLQVGTLLAGAVLTETIFSWPGIGKWLIEAIGARDYPVVQNGILLIACLVILVNFVVDVLYGFANPRIRHQR